The genome window CATGTCCTGCACGATCAGCACGTCAGCCTGAGTCTTCTGAATCTCGAACGCGAGCCGGCGGGCGGCCTCCACCTCGTCTTCCTTAAAGAGCGTATTCAACGCCACGAAGACGCGGGCATCGAAGCGGTGCGCATAGTCGGCGAGCCGCGCGATGTCGTCGAGCGTGTTCCCGGCCGCCGCGCGCGCGCCGAAAGCGGGGCCGCCGATATAAACGGCGTCCGCTCCATGGTCGATCGCGGCGATGCCCGTGTCGGCATCGCGTGCGGGAGCGAGGAGCTCGAGCGCAGTGCGGGGAGGCACGCTCGCCCAGGATCCGGCATGAAGAGTCATGGCTTATTTCTTCTTCCCGACAACGGCGCAGGCTTCAACGGCGAGGTACTTGGCAAGCTCCTGGTCTCCCGCGCGGCGGGCGAAGTCGGCAGGCGACTCGCGCTTGTCGGTGCAGTAGTCGCGGTAGGCTCCGGCCTTGAGAAGCGCCATGACGGAGGCGCGCGAGGGCTTCCTCGCCGCCATGATGAGGGGCGTCACGCCCGACGACGTCTGTACGTTCGGAGAAACGCCGAGCGCGAGGAGCTTTTCAATCATTTCCGTGCGGCCTTCGGTCGCGGCGTAGTGAAGCGCCGTCCAGTTGGCGCCGCCCTTGGGATCCGCGCCCGCCTTGAGAAGCTCGTCAAAGAGTTCGTTGTTTCCCTTGAAGACCGCCATCATGAGGGGCGTTTCGCCGAAGCGGTTGGCGTCGTTGAGGGCGAGCTTTCCCGATTTGAGGAGCGCCTCGGCCACCTGCGGGGTATCGGCCCGAACGGCGTAGGTAAAGCCCGTGTCGCCGTTTTCCATGCGGAAGTTGGGCGAAGCGCCGTTCTTGAGAAGATCTTCAACGACGCTCGCCTGTCCGGCGCGCACGGCCTGCCGGATCTCGGCGAGCTGGGCGGACGTGAGGGCGTTTTCCTCCTGAGGTGCGGCGGAAAGCGGGAAGGAGAGGGCAGTGGCAAAAAGGGCAAACGCGACGCTCGCGCCTGCAAGTAGGGGTCGGATGCGCATGGTGACGGAATGATCCGTGAAATGTTCAGATGGTCTGGAAGAATAACACCCGGCGGGAGGCGTCCCGTCGGGTGATCTCTCAAAAGAGTGCAAGAAGGCTTAACGGCCTTTTCTCGACGCCGTGGCGGCGCTTTCGGACGCTCCGGAATCAGACGGCAATCGGCAGTCTGAAGAGCCTCACGGTGTTTTGCGCGGTGGCAAGGAGCACTTCATCGAACTCGAGCCCCTTCGCCGCGGCAATCGCCCTCGCCACTTCCCGCGAATAGACGGGTTCGCAGCGTTTTCCCCGGAAGGGAACGGGCGCCATGTAGGGCGAGTCCGTTTCGATGAGAAGGCGCTCGAGCGGAATTTTCCCCGCGATCTCGCGGAGCGCCTCATTCTTTTTGAAGGTGAGATTCCCCGTGAAGCTCACGTGCCCGCCGGCATTGACGACGCCCTCAGCAGTCTCGAGCGACCCGCAGAAGCAGTGCATCACGAACCCGAGGTCGCCCGCTTTTTCTTCCCTGAGGATCTCAAGAGCCGCGCTTTCGGCGTCCCGCGCGTGAATGATGAGGGGCTTCCCTGCCTTTCTCGCCGCGGCAATATGGCGTCTGAAGCGGTCCCGCTGCCAGTCAAGGGGCTCCTTGCACCAGTAGAAGTCAAGTCCCGTTTCGCCGACCGCCACCATGCCGGGTTCGTTCGCGCGCTCAGCGATTTCATCGACGTCGGCCTCTCTCAGTTCCGGGTATTCCGGATGGACGGCCCAGGCGCCGAAGAGAAACCCGGGGTGCGCGTCGAGAATCGCGCGGAGCGGCTTGATGTCGCCGTCTTCGCAGCCGATCGTGATGCCCGCAACCATGCCGGCATCCTTCATTCGCTGAATCGCGGCCTCGCGGTCTTCGTCAAAGGCCTTGTCCGTCAGGTGGCAGTGAGAGTCAATGTAGGGAGTGAGCATTTGGTATTCCTTAGACCACATCCTCAGCCGCGCCCTGAAGCGCTTCAGGGCGCTTCATCGAGGCGATCCGCAGCACATAGCAGAGGCCGTAGAAGCCCGTGAGGAGGAGAAGGTGCAGAAGCGCCGGGAGAATGTCCTGGAGTTCCGCGCCGTCCTGAGCGGCAGCGGCCGAAGCGAAGATCCCGGGCGTTGTCGGAATCAGCTGAGAGACGGCAATGGCCGCCCAATGGAGGTTCTCGAGCGGCCAGACGGCGCCCGAAATAAAGAGCGCAGGTGCGGAAATAATCACCGTCACGGGCGCGGCCCAGGCGTTGGAGCCGAGGAGCGTCACGACCGCAAGCCCGAATGCAGTCACTGCAGCCGAAAAAAGCGCGCTCACGAGAATCACGGCCTCCGGGTTCCCGAAGGCGCCGTAGTCGCCGAACCGGAAGCCGAAGCCTTCGATGTAGAGCATCCAGCCGAAGGCAATCGACCAGAAGGCGAGGAAGATCCCGAGCCCCTCGCACCAGGGGCGCCGCATGACGTCCTGCATGAAGGGAAGGCGCGGACGGCCCGCGAGCCACCCGCCCATCGCCATGCCGATGCCCATGAGGATGACGGCCTGGAGAATGACGGGCCCCACCATCGGCACGGTGTAGTTGCCGTAGCCCGAGATTTCGTTGAAGCGGTAGGTGACGAGAAGACCCGGAGCCGCAATGGCCGCACCCTCGAGCGAGGCGACGGGCGTCCCCGGCGTCATGAGGGAGGCGTTGTCAAGGAGCGCCTTTTTGTCCGAAATGATGCCGGCAGCGGCCGACTGAACGGCGCGCGCCTTCACCGGATAGGCGCCGCTTCCGAGGATGTGAATTGTCGTGTTTTCGCCTCGCGCGAGCGACTCCGAATAGTCCTCAGGAATCGTAACGAGCACGTCCGTTTTCTGACGGCGGAAGAGGTCGAGCGCTTCGCTCTCTGAATGAAGGACAAAAGTGAGCCTCGTCGTGGGAGAGGCGTCGAGCGCATTGACGAGGCGCCGCGAGGCGCCCGACCGGTCGAGGTCGAGGATGCCGGTCGGAATGTTCTCGATCTGCTGCGTGCCGTAGGGCCAGCCGTAGAAAACGAGGTAAAAGGCCGCGGCCACGCCGAAAATCGCGATGGTGTCGCGTGAGAGAAAGCTCGCCCTGAGGGTCAGAGCAAAGGTTTTCCAGAAGCCCATGGCGGACGAATTCTCTTCCTGCGGAACCTGAGCTTCCGCAACCCTTAATCCTGCGGCAAGCGCTTCCGCTTTCTTCCATCGACGGATGCGGAAGGGGAGAATGAGGAGCGCAGCGGTAAAGCAGATGATGGGAAAGAGCGCGAGCGTCATCTGAGTGCGGGCAATGGCGTCAAGCGGCGCATTCATCACCCAGATCTGGCTCTGCGCCTCGAGGTAGTGGGTGAGCGGCAGGAGCTCGCCGAAAGCGCGTGCGCCCGGCGTCATCGCGTCGAGCGGGAAGGAAAAGCCCGTAAAGGGAAAGGTCGGGGCAACGAGGCAGATGGAAGCCGAAAGCGCAATCACCCAGGTGGGCGAAATGGCGACCACAAGGAGCGCAAGCCCCGCCATCGCGAGGATCAAAAGCCACCCGGCCGTGAACCAGAGAAAGAGCGGCCCCGCCGCACCCCAGCCCGCCCAGCCGGCAAAGCCCGCCGTCCAGACGGAAATGGCGAGGAGCCAGAAAAGAAGCCAGGGGGCGAGCTTCCCGACAACAAGCGCCGTGGCGGAGCCCCCGGATTCCTTGAGGAACGTTCTCAAGCCCCCTTCGCGCCATTCGCGCGCGAGCATCGAAACGAAGGCGAGAAGCGCGCCGAGCGCCATGAGGCCGGGAACGAAGGTCGGAAGCAGGTAGGCGACGAAATTGAAGCTCGGGTTCCCGAGGAACCAGACGTCGGGGAGCGTGGCGCGCAAATGGCCGCTGTTCTCCGTGAAGGTGCCCCCCGCAGCCGCGGTCCGCTTCACGGCAAGCTTCGTCATCTGGAGCGTTGAGAGCGCCGTCTTGATGTCGACCTCGAGAATCGTGCCGATCGCGTAGTAGGTTTTATTGAGTTCGAGCACGACCGGAGCGCCGAGACCCCGGCGGTTCTCTTCCTCGAACCCTTTGGGGATTGTGATCGTGCCGTACGTGCGGCGCGATCTCAGGTCCTCGTCGGCCGTGAGGGAGGAGTCCCTGCGCTCGAGCCGGATGGAGGGAATGGCGTCGAGCGCCTGAATGGTCTCGCGCGAGAGCGCGGACCGGTCCATGTCGACCAACCCTACGGGGAGCTTCGTCATAATGCCCGTTCCGAAGGCAATCGACATGAGAAGCGCCCAGAAAAGGGGCACGGCAAGGCCCGCAATCCATTCGACCGGATGCGAAAGAACCTGCCTTACCTCAAGGAGCGAAATGCGCAGCGCGCGCTGACACCAGACCCGCATGGATGGGTTCCGCCTTCTGCCGACGCGTTAGCGACGGGCGCGGTCGATGATGACCGTCATGCCCGGGCGCAGTCCCTCCGTTTTTTCAACGGGTCTTGCGCGCACTTCAAACGTGCGGATGTCGTAGCCCGAAGACTGGCGCGTCGCGCGCCAGACGGCGTAGTCGCCCCGCGGGTTGATCCAGTAGACGCGGAAGGAAACGTTTTTGCCGAGAGCAGGAACTCTGGCCGCAAATTCCTTGCCGACCTCCATCCCGGGGAGCTCGTCCTCGCGCACGTTGAAGGTTGCCCAGCTGTCCTCGAGGTTCGTAACGAGAACGACCGGGAATCCGGCCGGCGCAATTTCGCCTTCGTGGAGCACGACGCGCGTGACTTCGCCCGAAGCCGGAGACCGGATGTCGGCTTCGCTCGCGAGGGACGAGGCTTCCTCAACGCCGCCAGCCGCCTGACGGGCGAGCGCTTCGGCAGCCGTTTTTTCCTGCCTGCGGGCTCCGTCCTCAAGTGCAGACACCTTGGCTTCGGCCGCAGCGACGAGTTTTTCAGCGCTTTCTCTTTGGGCGAGCACTTCGTCGCGGCGCTGCGCGCTGATGAGGCCTTCCTTCTGAAGCGCATCAACGCGCTTCCAGGAACTCTGGGCGAGCGCCAATCCGGCACGGGCGCGGGCGAGGTCGGCTCTGGCCGCATCGAGCTCCTGCGTCCGGGGACCCTCATCGGCAAGCGACGCCTTTGCATCGGCCGCCGCCTGAAGGGCCTTCGCCTGAGCGACCTTCGCATTGATTTCGGGGAGCGCGAGACGCGCCACCGCGTCGCCTGCCTGCACCCGATCGCCCTCGCGGACGCTGATCGCGGCAATGCGTCCGGGAACCTTCGCGGAAACGGAGACGGTGGTCGCGTCCATCATGCCCTGAAGCGGCACGGGTACAGGCGTCATCGCCTGCCAGATGCCCCAGCCGATGAAGGCGGCGGCGCCGAGAAGAACCAGGGCGCCGAAGACTGCGGGAAGAATGGAGGGTTTCTGAGCCTGACGGCCCGAAGCTGCGCTCTGCATGACGGGTAGGGTAGAAAAAAAGAAATAGAGAAAAAGGAGGGAGGTTTTCTGAAGCCGGAAGATGCGTTATTCCACGCGCTTCAGATCCGGCCGGGAGAGCGTTGCGACAAAGTCCGGCATGACGCCCGCGGCGCCGTGGAGCATGGCCCAGGAGACGACGAATTTATAGGCGGCGGCGCGTTCGGCAATCTGCGCGCCCGTCATCTGCGTGCGGGCTTCGCGAACGTCGAGCGCGGTCGATAGCCCTTCGGCAAAGCTCGCTTCCCTGAGCCGCAGGTTTTCTTTCGCGAGCGCTACGGTCGAAGCCGTGAGGAGATATTCCTCGCGCGCCTGCGTGGTGCGCAGGAACGCGGTTTCAACGGCGCTTGCGAGCGCATTGTCGGCTTCCGCCTTCGCGGCTCTCGCCTTATCTTCCTGCGCGTGCGAGGCGGCAAGCGACGAGAAGCGGTCGCGGTTGTCCCAGAGCGTGAATTTGATGCCGAGCCCCACCATCCAGTCGGGTTCGACCGGCGTGAGGTAGTGCTTCACGAGGTTCTTCATGCCGAAGGCGAAGACCTGCGGATGAAAGGCGCTTTCAGCGGCCCTGACGCCTTCTCCGGCCTGACTCACCTGCGCGTCGATTCTCGCGAGCACGGGAGAATTGATCCTTGCGCGCGACTGCCATTCAGAAAGCGTTCCAAGGTCGCCCGTGAGAATGAAGAGCGGCGTTGCAAGCGTCGGCAATTCCTTTTCGCGAAGCGCGCTCATGAGCTCGGCTTCCGCCACGCGGGCGCTCGTTCCCGCAGACACGAGCTCGCGCCGGGCCGCATCGCGCGACACCTCGACCGACATGCGCTCGATCCGGGAAATAAGGCCCTTCTTTTCAAAGCGCATGGCGCGGTGAACCTGCTCTTCCTCGTCCTTAAGGCGCTCGCGGCGGAGTTCCTCCACCGAGCGCGCGAGCTGCACGCCCCAGTAGCGCATCGCGAGGTCGGCATCCTTTTCTTCAAGCCGGGCGCTCTGCGCGGCCGAAGCCTCCCGGACCTTGTGCTCGAGAAGGTTCTGCTGCGCCGTGATGGCGCCCCCCGTATAGAGGGGCCACGTGGCCGAGATCATCGCGCGCGGGCCCGAGAGGTCGAGCTCGTCCGAAAAGCGCATTGTGCTTGGAATTCGAATTGCTCCTTGCGAGAGGGCGCTCCCGAGCTGCTGCACGCTAGCCGGAATGTCGAGATTGAGGTCAAGGTCCTTCCGCCCTTCAATCTGCATCGCCGTAATGTCCACCTTGGGACCCGAGAGCGATTTGGCGCTCTCCGAAGCATGACGCGCGCGATTCACTTCAGCAGTGTCTGCGCGGAAGATGTCGGCGCGTTCGTGAAAGCGTGCGCGGGCGGCTTCGAAGGTAAGGGAGTCGTCCGCCGCCGCAGTGCCGGCACTCAGAAGTGCGCTGACTGCGAGTACGAGCGGAAGCGTGCGGAAAGGTACGGACATGGGATGGAAGGCAAAGAGGTCGCGGGCTTCAAGCCCCGCTATTCAGGAAGGTAGGGATTCTATCGCGAGTATTCGGGCTATCCCATGTTCGCGGGAAGACTTTCAGTGGAGCGAGGCGCTTCGCTTCAGGTGCTCCCGGGAGCACAGGCAAAAAGAAGGCGCGGAAGCCTCGAGCTTCTGCGCCTTTTGAAGGAGAGAAATGGAGGCGTTCGTTTTGAGCGCCTCCGGGCAAACGGGTTATGGGAAAATCAGGCTTTGAGGGCCTTGACGGCTTCCTTCGCAGAGAGGCGACCCCAGATCACGGCCGCCGTTAGCTGAGAGCCCACGATGTAGTCGTAATAGAAGAGACCGCCGATCGCATTGCCGCAGGCGAAGAGCCCCGGAACCGGCTGGTTTTCGCCGTTCAGAACCTCGCCGTTCTTGCCGATCTTCGGGCCGCCGAAGGTGGCCGTCATGCCGCCCTGGAAGGCAAAGGCCATGAAGGGGCCCTTTTCAATGAGGCGGGGCTTCTCTAGCGTGTTGGGAGGCGTGAGCTGATCGGCTTTGCCGGCCTTCACGGTAGCGTTGTAGTCGGCAATCGTCTTCTCAAGCGTCTTTTCATTGACGCCCATCGAGCGCGCAAGTTCGGCGATGGTATTCCCCCTGGCAATCGGGGCCTTCGCTTTTTCATAGCGGGTGATGCGGGTCGCGACCGTGTCGATGTCCTTCACCTGACTGTCGATGATGATGAAGGCCCAGTTGTCCTTCGTGAGGAGCGGGAGCTCCTTCGCGACGGCGACGTAGGTCTTCTCTTCGTCAATGATGCGCTGGGCGCTCTTGTTGACGATGATGCCGTAGTTCACCATCGTGGAGGGATTGGCCTGATTGACGCCGATCGGGCCGCCGTGGAACTGGTCCATGTTGACGAGATTCGGGAAGAAGGGCTTTGTGAGCGTGATGTTTTCGCCCATCATGAAGGCCGATCCGCGAAGCGGCATCCAGGCAACGCCGCCGCCCATGTACTTGCAGATCATTTCCTTATTGGCATGGAAGCCCCCGGTTGCAACCACGACGCCGCACTTCGAATCGATGTCGAGCGCGCCTTCAGTCTTTGAAACGGCAATGGCGCCCGTGCAGCGGAGCGTCGCAGACT of Sutterella faecalis contains these proteins:
- a CDS encoding TatD family hydrolase yields the protein MLTPYIDSHCHLTDKAFDEDREAAIQRMKDAGMVAGITIGCEDGDIKPLRAILDAHPGFLFGAWAVHPEYPELREADVDEIAERANEPGMVAVGETGLDFYWCKEPLDWQRDRFRRHIAAARKAGKPLIIHARDAESAALEILREEKAGDLGFVMHCFCGSLETAEGVVNAGGHVSFTGNLTFKKNEALREIAGKIPLERLLIETDSPYMAPVPFRGKRCEPVYSREVARAIAAAKGLEFDEVLLATAQNTVRLFRLPIAV
- a CDS encoding TolC family protein gives rise to the protein MSVPFRTLPLVLAVSALLSAGTAAADDSLTFEAARARFHERADIFRADTAEVNRARHASESAKSLSGPKVDITAMQIEGRKDLDLNLDIPASVQQLGSALSQGAIRIPSTMRFSDELDLSGPRAMISATWPLYTGGAITAQQNLLEHKVREASAAQSARLEEKDADLAMRYWGVQLARSVEELRRERLKDEEEQVHRAMRFEKKGLISRIERMSVEVSRDAARRELVSAGTSARVAEAELMSALREKELPTLATPLFILTGDLGTLSEWQSRARINSPVLARIDAQVSQAGEGVRAAESAFHPQVFAFGMKNLVKHYLTPVEPDWMVGLGIKFTLWDNRDRFSSLAASHAQEDKARAAKAEADNALASAVETAFLRTTQAREEYLLTASTVALAKENLRLREASFAEGLSTALDVREARTQMTGAQIAERAAAYKFVVSWAMLHGAAGVMPDFVATLSRPDLKRVE
- a CDS encoding HlyD family secretion protein; this encodes MQSAASGRQAQKPSILPAVFGALVLLGAAAFIGWGIWQAMTPVPVPLQGMMDATTVSVSAKVPGRIAAISVREGDRVQAGDAVARLALPEINAKVAQAKALQAAADAKASLADEGPRTQELDAARADLARARAGLALAQSSWKRVDALQKEGLISAQRRDEVLAQRESAEKLVAAAEAKVSALEDGARRQEKTAAEALARQAAGGVEEASSLASEADIRSPASGEVTRVVLHEGEIAPAGFPVVLVTNLEDSWATFNVREDELPGMEVGKEFAARVPALGKNVSFRVYWINPRGDYAVWRATRQSSGYDIRTFEVRARPVEKTEGLRPGMTVIIDRARR
- a CDS encoding ABC transporter permease; protein product: MRVWCQRALRISLLEVRQVLSHPVEWIAGLAVPLFWALLMSIAFGTGIMTKLPVGLVDMDRSALSRETIQALDAIPSIRLERRDSSLTADEDLRSRRTYGTITIPKGFEEENRRGLGAPVVLELNKTYYAIGTILEVDIKTALSTLQMTKLAVKRTAAAGGTFTENSGHLRATLPDVWFLGNPSFNFVAYLLPTFVPGLMALGALLAFVSMLAREWREGGLRTFLKESGGSATALVVGKLAPWLLFWLLAISVWTAGFAGWAGWGAAGPLFLWFTAGWLLILAMAGLALLVVAISPTWVIALSASICLVAPTFPFTGFSFPLDAMTPGARAFGELLPLTHYLEAQSQIWVMNAPLDAIARTQMTLALFPIICFTAALLILPFRIRRWKKAEALAAGLRVAEAQVPQEENSSAMGFWKTFALTLRASFLSRDTIAIFGVAAAFYLVFYGWPYGTQQIENIPTGILDLDRSGASRRLVNALDASPTTRLTFVLHSESEALDLFRRQKTDVLVTIPEDYSESLARGENTTIHILGSGAYPVKARAVQSAAAGIISDKKALLDNASLMTPGTPVASLEGAAIAAPGLLVTYRFNEISGYGNYTVPMVGPVILQAVILMGIGMAMGGWLAGRPRLPFMQDVMRRPWCEGLGIFLAFWSIAFGWMLYIEGFGFRFGDYGAFGNPEAVILVSALFSAAVTAFGLAVVTLLGSNAWAAPVTVIISAPALFISGAVWPLENLHWAAIAVSQLIPTTPGIFASAAAAQDGAELQDILPALLHLLLLTGFYGLCYVLRIASMKRPEALQGAAEDVV
- a CDS encoding FAD-dependent oxidoreductase, yielding MPDFNRRSAIRTGIFGAVAATAAGSLSAKEAAPESSEYKKLKFDLVVIGAGCAGMTAALEAADLGAKVALLEKMNMPFGNTIYAGGHFNATNTFVQKENGLTDTIDEFYKDMMTVSLGRGDPALTRIYCEKSADCIEWLSKRCGIKWKKMVKEVWPATVRGHVVDGPQKPGGAQLTSQMLAEVKKHPNITFMTNTKVVELKKSATLRCTGAIAVSKTEGALDIDSKCGVVVATGGFHANKEMICKYMGGGVAWMPLRGSAFMMGENITLTKPFFPNLVNMDQFHGGPIGVNQANPSTMVNYGIIVNKSAQRIIDEEKTYVAVAKELPLLTKDNWAFIIIDSQVKDIDTVATRITRYEKAKAPIARGNTIAELARSMGVNEKTLEKTIADYNATVKAGKADQLTPPNTLEKPRLIEKGPFMAFAFQGGMTATFGGPKIGKNGEVLNGENQPVPGLFACGNAIGGLFYYDYIVGSQLTAAVIWGRLSAKEAVKALKA
- a CDS encoding ankyrin repeat domain-containing protein is translated as MRIRPLLAGASVAFALFATALSFPLSAAPQEENALTSAQLAEIRQAVRAGQASVVEDLLKNGASPNFRMENGDTGFTYAVRADTPQVAEALLKSGKLALNDANRFGETPLMMAVFKGNNELFDELLKAGADPKGGANWTALHYAATEGRTEMIEKLLALGVSPNVQTSSGVTPLIMAARKPSRASVMALLKAGAYRDYCTDKRESPADFARRAGDQELAKYLAVEACAVVGKKK